Proteins encoded by one window of Acidipropionibacterium virtanenii:
- the nuoN gene encoding NADH-quinone oxidoreductase subunit NuoN: MSTVLLASAQGLSAAGSLPASPMEVSAPTIEYGLLAPLFIIMAAACVSVLVEALAPRDARRGAQLAITAIGLLAALGSTLSSWSGARFQLVAEQAIALDAPSYATWTLLIVFSLAVVALFAERSGSTETAFVASASTVPGSQPEREAVAAHLQHTEVYPLMMFSLLGMMIFASSNELIVMFVALEIFSLPLYLLCAMARRRRLLSQEAALKYFLLGALSSAIFLYGIALLYGVSGSFSLAAVDAAVAGQAGSSRIVLAGMVMVSVGLLFKVGAVPFHNWVPDVYMGAPTPVTAFMSVATKIAGVVGLTRVLYVGLGGLRWDWQVLLAVVAVATIVIGSVVGLVETEMKRLLAYSSISHAGFILVAVAGAFTAQTGMAQGSFGSWSSVMVYLTGYGLATIGMFVIIAMIRRAGGESTELASWAGLGRSHPWLGALVTLFMLSFAGIPLTAGFIGKLMVFTAGWRGGLAWLSLIGILFSLVAAYYYLRVIWVMFFRTPGRAAEEVEVAPLSTGGWIVLIVCALGTLGLGIVPQPLIEMFDNASTFLR; encoded by the coding sequence ATCTCCACTGTGTTACTCGCGTCCGCGCAGGGGTTGTCCGCGGCGGGCTCGCTCCCGGCATCTCCGATGGAGGTGAGCGCGCCGACCATCGAGTACGGCCTGCTGGCACCGCTGTTCATCATCATGGCGGCGGCGTGCGTGTCGGTGCTCGTGGAGGCCCTCGCGCCGCGCGATGCGCGTCGCGGGGCCCAGTTGGCCATCACCGCGATCGGCCTGCTGGCTGCCCTCGGCTCCACCCTGAGCTCCTGGAGCGGGGCCCGCTTCCAATTGGTCGCCGAACAGGCGATCGCCCTGGACGCCCCGAGCTATGCGACCTGGACGCTGCTCATCGTCTTCTCCCTGGCGGTCGTGGCGCTGTTCGCCGAGCGCTCCGGAAGCACCGAGACGGCCTTCGTGGCCAGCGCCTCCACCGTTCCCGGGTCGCAGCCGGAGCGAGAGGCCGTCGCCGCCCATCTTCAGCACACCGAGGTGTACCCGCTGATGATGTTCTCGCTGCTGGGGATGATGATCTTCGCCTCCTCGAACGAGCTCATCGTGATGTTCGTGGCTCTGGAGATCTTCTCCCTGCCGCTCTATCTGCTGTGCGCGATGGCCAGGCGGCGCCGGCTGCTCTCCCAGGAGGCGGCGCTGAAGTACTTCCTGCTGGGCGCCCTCTCCTCGGCCATCTTCCTCTACGGCATCGCGCTGCTCTACGGCGTCTCCGGCTCCTTCAGCCTGGCTGCTGTCGACGCCGCCGTCGCCGGCCAGGCGGGATCCTCCAGGATCGTGCTGGCCGGCATGGTGATGGTCTCGGTCGGACTGCTGTTCAAAGTGGGTGCCGTGCCGTTCCACAACTGGGTCCCCGACGTCTACATGGGAGCCCCCACCCCGGTGACCGCGTTCATGTCGGTGGCCACCAAGATCGCCGGCGTCGTCGGGCTGACGCGAGTCCTCTACGTGGGTCTGGGAGGCCTGCGCTGGGACTGGCAGGTCCTGCTTGCGGTCGTCGCCGTGGCCACCATCGTCATCGGCTCGGTGGTCGGCCTCGTCGAGACCGAGATGAAGCGGCTGCTGGCCTATTCCTCCATCTCCCACGCCGGATTCATCCTGGTGGCGGTCGCCGGGGCCTTCACCGCTCAGACCGGAATGGCGCAGGGCAGCTTCGGCTCCTGGTCGTCCGTGATGGTCTACCTCACCGGCTACGGTCTGGCCACCATCGGCATGTTCGTCATCATCGCGATGATCCGCCGTGCCGGAGGCGAGTCGACCGAACTGGCCTCCTGGGCCGGCCTGGGCCGCAGCCATCCCTGGCTCGGCGCCCTGGTGACCCTGTTCATGCTGAGCTTCGCCGGGATCCCGCTCACCGCCGGATTCATCGGGAAGCTCATGGTCTTCACCGCAGGCTGGCGCGGGGGCCTCGCCTGGCTCTCGCTCATCGGCATCCTGTTCAGCCTGGTCGCCGCGTACTACTACCTGCGCGTGATCTGGGTGATGTTCTTCCGCACCCCCGGCCGCGCCGCCGAGGAGGTGGAGGTCGCCCCGCTCAGCACCGGCGGGTGGATCGTGCTGATCGTGTGCGCCCTGGGCACGCTGGGGCTGGGTATCGTCCCGCAGCCCCTGATCGAGATGTTCGACAACGCCAGTACATTCCTCCGATAG
- a CDS encoding NADH-quinone oxidoreductase subunit M, protein MSFPILTVLALLPVLAGVVVLLMKGRAARLTGMVVSLAILVLGVVAFVAAARGTDLAETHSWIPAVGAWYALGSDPLSMTMVLLTVALVPVVLGAEWHVGERTAATGGLPTSAFFGLALILEGLALYCFVSVDVLLFYLFFEATLIPMYFLISGWGGPRRRQAAVKFLIYSLAGGLVMLFAVIGVGVHSGSSGKTSFLLSDLAKVSFDGSIGRYLFIGFFVAFAIKAPMVPVHTWLPDTAEQATPGASTLLVGILDKIGTFGMLRLCLGLFPQASAWATPVVLVLAVVSILWGAAMAATSKDLMRLVSYTSVSHFGFMVLGIFAVTTSSITGSIFYMFNHGFSTAALFLVLGFLVHRRGSADVNAFGGAQKTAPVLAGLFLVAGLATLGLPGMSSFVSEFLSLAGAWGRHPVYVAVATIGMVLAAVYVLRAYKRTMTGPVTDDVAAHVDKDASGREKLVLAPLVIVLLVLGFFPKPILSVIEPAARATMSQVGATDPAPVAKEGVK, encoded by the coding sequence ATGAGTTTCCCGATCCTCACCGTCCTGGCACTGCTGCCGGTCCTGGCGGGCGTGGTCGTGCTCCTGATGAAGGGGCGCGCCGCCCGGCTGACCGGAATGGTGGTCTCCCTGGCAATCCTGGTTCTCGGCGTCGTCGCCTTCGTGGCGGCCGCCCGGGGAACCGACCTGGCCGAGACGCACAGCTGGATCCCGGCGGTCGGCGCGTGGTACGCGCTGGGCTCGGACCCGCTGTCGATGACGATGGTGCTGCTGACCGTCGCCCTGGTGCCCGTCGTCCTGGGCGCCGAATGGCATGTCGGAGAGCGCACCGCGGCGACCGGAGGGCTGCCGACATCGGCCTTCTTCGGCCTGGCGCTGATCCTGGAGGGCCTGGCCCTCTACTGCTTCGTCTCGGTCGACGTCCTGCTGTTCTACCTGTTCTTCGAGGCCACCCTCATCCCGATGTACTTCCTCATCTCCGGATGGGGAGGGCCCCGGCGCCGCCAGGCTGCCGTCAAGTTCCTCATCTACTCGCTGGCCGGCGGCCTGGTGATGCTCTTCGCGGTGATCGGGGTGGGCGTCCACTCCGGATCCTCGGGGAAGACCTCCTTCCTGCTCAGCGACCTGGCGAAGGTGAGCTTCGACGGCTCGATCGGGCGCTACCTGTTCATCGGCTTCTTCGTGGCCTTCGCGATCAAGGCGCCGATGGTGCCGGTACACACCTGGCTGCCCGACACCGCCGAACAGGCCACCCCCGGGGCATCCACCCTGCTGGTCGGCATCCTCGACAAGATCGGCACCTTCGGAATGCTGAGGCTGTGCCTGGGCCTGTTCCCGCAGGCCTCGGCCTGGGCGACGCCGGTGGTCCTGGTGCTGGCCGTCGTCTCGATCCTGTGGGGGGCCGCGATGGCCGCCACCTCGAAGGACCTCATGAGGCTGGTCTCCTACACCTCGGTGAGCCACTTCGGCTTCATGGTGCTGGGCATCTTCGCGGTGACCACCTCCTCGATCACCGGGTCGATCTTCTACATGTTCAACCACGGATTCTCCACGGCGGCCCTGTTCCTGGTCCTCGGGTTCCTGGTGCACCGCCGCGGGTCCGCCGACGTCAACGCCTTCGGCGGGGCGCAGAAGACCGCACCGGTGCTGGCCGGACTCTTCCTGGTAGCCGGACTGGCTACCCTCGGACTGCCCGGAATGTCCAGTTTCGTCAGTGAATTCCTCTCCCTGGCCGGAGCCTGGGGACGCCACCCGGTATACGTCGCGGTGGCCACCATCGGCATGGTGCTGGCCGCGGTCTACGTACTGCGCGCCTACAAGCGCACCATGACCGGGCCGGTCACCGATGATGTCGCCGCACACGTGGACAAGGACGCGAGCGGCCGGGAGAAGCTCGTGCTGGCACCGCTGGTCATCGTGCTGCTGGTCCTCGGGTTCTTCCCGAAGCCGATCCTCAGCGTCATCGAACCGGCTGCCCGGGCCACCATGTCACAGGTCGGAGCGACCGATCCCGCCCCGGTCGCCAAGGAGGGTGTCAAGTGA
- the nuoK gene encoding NADH-quinone oxidoreductase subunit NuoK produces MNPNDYLILSAILFAIGILGFLFRRNAIVAFMSVELMLNAVNLTMVTFSHVHGGLDGQIGAFFVMIVAAAEVVVGLAIIVTIFRSRRTTSVDDVNLMKY; encoded by the coding sequence ATGAACCCGAACGACTACCTGATCCTGTCGGCGATCCTCTTCGCCATCGGCATCCTCGGGTTCCTGTTCCGCCGTAATGCCATCGTCGCGTTCATGTCGGTCGAGCTGATGCTCAACGCCGTCAACCTCACGATGGTGACCTTCTCCCACGTGCACGGCGGCCTGGACGGCCAGATCGGCGCGTTCTTCGTGATGATCGTCGCCGCCGCCGAGGTCGTGGTGGGGCTGGCCATCATCGTCACCATCTTCCGCTCCCGTCGCACCACCTCGGTCGACGACGTCAACCTGATGAAGTACTGA
- a CDS encoding HpcH/HpaI aldolase/citrate lyase family protein, with protein sequence MPGANARALEKAKSLPCDAIIIDLEDAVAPDAKEEARRRAAETVASHPYGDREVIIRVNGMDTPWYHDDLAAAVAAGPDAVAVPKVGSADQVRTIAADMDGAGAPSGMGLWAMIETPRAVLECLAIAEASPRLAVLVMGTNDLTKELQAQHVPGRAPVTTALQMCVLAARAAGRVILDGVYNDVRDAEGFRAQAEEAYLMGFDGKTLIHPSQVGPANEIFAPSQAEIADARGVLEAWEAGDGSGVVTYNGRMIENLHVDTARRILALAEAIS encoded by the coding sequence ATGCCCGGAGCCAACGCCCGGGCGCTGGAGAAGGCCAAGAGCCTGCCCTGCGACGCCATCATCATCGATCTGGAGGACGCCGTCGCCCCCGACGCGAAGGAGGAGGCGCGACGCCGTGCCGCCGAGACGGTGGCGTCGCACCCCTACGGCGACCGTGAGGTGATCATCCGCGTCAACGGCATGGACACCCCCTGGTATCACGATGACCTGGCCGCAGCGGTCGCCGCCGGCCCCGATGCCGTCGCCGTGCCCAAGGTCGGGTCAGCCGACCAGGTCCGCACCATCGCCGCCGATATGGACGGTGCCGGTGCGCCGTCCGGCATGGGGTTGTGGGCGATGATCGAGACCCCGCGGGCGGTCCTGGAGTGCCTGGCCATCGCCGAGGCCTCGCCGCGGCTGGCAGTGCTCGTGATGGGCACCAACGACCTCACCAAGGAGCTCCAGGCCCAGCACGTGCCGGGACGCGCCCCCGTCACCACCGCCCTGCAGATGTGCGTCCTGGCCGCCCGCGCGGCCGGCAGAGTGATCCTCGACGGGGTCTACAACGACGTCCGCGATGCCGAGGGTTTTCGCGCACAGGCCGAGGAGGCGTACCTCATGGGATTCGACGGCAAGACCCTCATCCACCCCTCCCAGGTGGGGCCTGCCAACGAGATATTCGCACCCTCGCAGGCCGAGATCGCCGATGCCCGGGGGGTTCTCGAGGCCTGGGAGGCCGGAGACGGCTCCGGGGTCGTCACCTACAACGGCCGGATGATCGAGAACCTTCATGTTGATACCGCACGGAGGATCCTGGCGCTTGCCGAGGCGATCTCCTGA
- a CDS encoding NADH-quinone oxidoreductase subunit J: MIVMVAAAQWAFWLLAPLMVLGALGMILARRVVHSAFCLAVVMICLAVQYAAQEAPFLFVVQIIVYTGAVLMLFLFVVMMIGVDAKDSVSEVLKGHRVASILVALVLAAMIVVAVGNAVTAGQLGIDRATGLAAANAEGGNNVNSLADLLFSRYVIPFEATSALLITAALGAMVLAHGERLRGKKRQRERYGERMKAYAESGAHPGPKPNSGVYARSNAIGAPALLPDGTVAPDSISEALRSRGGIVDAGELKAPTERAFATVTAGRAEVEGELE; encoded by the coding sequence ATGATCGTCATGGTCGCAGCGGCCCAGTGGGCCTTCTGGCTGCTCGCCCCGCTGATGGTGCTCGGGGCCCTGGGCATGATCCTCGCCCGCCGGGTCGTGCACTCGGCCTTCTGCCTGGCCGTCGTGATGATCTGCCTGGCCGTGCAGTACGCCGCCCAGGAGGCGCCCTTCCTCTTCGTGGTGCAGATCATCGTCTACACCGGCGCCGTGCTGATGCTCTTCCTCTTCGTCGTGATGATGATCGGTGTCGACGCCAAGGACAGCGTCTCCGAGGTGCTCAAGGGACACCGGGTCGCCTCGATCCTGGTCGCCCTGGTGCTGGCCGCCATGATCGTGGTGGCCGTTGGCAACGCCGTCACCGCCGGGCAGCTCGGCATCGACCGGGCCACCGGCCTGGCCGCCGCCAACGCCGAAGGCGGCAACAACGTCAACTCACTGGCCGACCTGCTCTTCAGCAGGTACGTCATCCCCTTCGAGGCCACCTCGGCGCTGCTCATCACCGCGGCGCTGGGAGCCATGGTGCTCGCCCACGGCGAGCGGCTGCGCGGCAAGAAGAGGCAGCGGGAGCGCTACGGCGAGCGGATGAAGGCCTACGCCGAGTCCGGCGCCCATCCCGGGCCTAAGCCCAACTCCGGCGTCTACGCCCGAAGCAATGCGATCGGCGCCCCGGCCCTGCTGCCCGACGGCACCGTCGCTCCCGACTCCATCTCGGAGGCGCTGCGCTCGCGCGGCGGCATCGTCGACGCCGGGGAGCTCAAGGCCCCCACCGAGCGGGCCTTCGCCACCGTGACCGCCGGGCGGGCCGAGGTCGAAGGAGAACTCGAATGA
- the nuoH gene encoding NADH-quinone oxidoreductase subunit NuoH produces the protein MSPLESALFGTDPWWITVIKVVVLFVVLLMWTLFNVWFERRVLGRMQNRLGPIMNTAFIRGMGQAIGDGIKLIFKEVVTPKGADKIVFYLAPVISGIACFTSWAVIPLGGQVSMFGHQTRLQITDVPVAALFILSIAGIGIYGIVLAGWSSASTYSLLGSLRSSAQMISYEVAMGLSLAAVFMFSGSMATSDIVAAQARPLVLGGFNTHIPGHYWLLLLPSFVIYVITMFGESNRTPFDMSECEQELVSGYSTEYSGFPYGMYYLAEYINMATLSAVCTTLFLGGFGAPWPFNLIGFMDSGWFGLVWFFLKTQLVIFFFVWVRAAVPRVTYESLMALGWKVLIPVSLVWVLLLAFWRTAGAQGWLASPVFVGAVVVIVLGLIGFIMFGGSEKEPPAPEPEAFDAFAGGYPVPPLPGQKLPDSYDVVHSEAAPAGAAAGPSDGDPSATQKSATQNGAN, from the coding sequence ATGAGCCCGCTCGAGAGTGCCCTGTTCGGTACCGACCCCTGGTGGATCACCGTCATCAAGGTGGTCGTGCTCTTCGTCGTCCTGCTGATGTGGACCCTGTTCAACGTGTGGTTCGAGCGCAGGGTGCTGGGACGGATGCAGAACCGGCTCGGCCCCATCATGAACACGGCCTTCATCCGTGGTATGGGCCAGGCCATCGGCGACGGCATCAAGCTGATCTTCAAGGAGGTCGTCACTCCCAAGGGCGCCGACAAGATCGTCTTCTACCTGGCACCCGTGATCTCCGGCATCGCCTGCTTCACCTCCTGGGCGGTCATTCCGCTGGGCGGCCAGGTGTCCATGTTCGGCCACCAGACCCGCCTCCAGATCACCGACGTCCCCGTCGCCGCCCTGTTCATCCTCTCCATCGCCGGGATCGGCATCTACGGCATCGTGCTGGCCGGATGGTCCTCGGCCAGCACCTACTCCCTGCTGGGCTCGCTGCGCTCCAGCGCCCAGATGATCTCCTACGAGGTCGCCATGGGACTGTCGCTGGCCGCGGTCTTCATGTTCTCCGGGTCGATGGCCACCTCCGACATCGTCGCCGCCCAGGCCAGGCCGCTGGTCCTCGGCGGGTTCAACACCCACATCCCCGGCCACTACTGGCTGCTGCTGCTGCCCAGCTTCGTGATCTACGTCATCACGATGTTCGGCGAGTCCAACCGGACCCCCTTCGACATGTCGGAGTGCGAGCAGGAGCTGGTCTCGGGGTACAGCACCGAGTACTCCGGCTTCCCCTACGGCATGTACTACCTGGCCGAGTACATCAACATGGCCACCCTCTCGGCGGTCTGCACCACCCTGTTCCTCGGAGGATTCGGGGCGCCCTGGCCGTTCAACCTCATCGGCTTCATGGATTCGGGCTGGTTCGGCCTCGTGTGGTTCTTCCTCAAGACCCAGCTGGTGATCTTCTTCTTCGTGTGGGTGCGTGCCGCCGTCCCGAGGGTCACCTACGAGTCCCTCATGGCGCTGGGCTGGAAGGTGCTCATCCCGGTGTCCCTGGTGTGGGTGCTGCTGCTCGCCTTCTGGCGCACCGCCGGGGCCCAGGGCTGGCTCGCCAGCCCGGTCTTCGTCGGGGCGGTCGTGGTGATCGTGCTCGGTCTGATCGGATTCATCATGTTCGGCGGCTCCGAGAAGGAGCCTCCCGCACCCGAACCCGAGGCCTTCGACGCCTTCGCCGGCGGCTACCCGGTGCCCCCGCTGCCCGGCCAGAAGCTGCCCGACAGTTACGACGTCGTCCACTCCGAGGCCGCCCCGGCCGGCGCCGCCGCAGGACCGTCAGACGGCGATCCGTCCGCCACTCAGAAGTCCGCCACCCAGAACGGAGCCAACTGA
- the nuoI gene encoding NADH-quinone oxidoreductase subunit NuoI, with translation MGAWSGFGITFRTMFRKTFTQGYPEKGKEKVMPPRFHGRHQLNRWPDGLEKCVGCELCAWACPADAIYVEGGDNTEEERYSPGERYGRVYQINYLRCILCGLCIEACPTRALTMTNDFKMADTTRAKLIWTKAELLAPLVSGMEQPPHPRRLGDDEKSYFLGLPPTGAPDTRTGASNTEGETR, from the coding sequence ATGGGAGCCTGGTCTGGGTTCGGAATCACCTTCCGGACCATGTTCAGAAAGACCTTCACCCAGGGGTACCCGGAGAAGGGCAAGGAGAAGGTGATGCCGCCCCGGTTCCACGGGCGGCACCAGCTGAACCGCTGGCCCGACGGGCTGGAGAAGTGCGTCGGCTGCGAGCTGTGCGCCTGGGCCTGCCCCGCCGACGCCATCTACGTCGAGGGCGGGGACAACACCGAGGAGGAGAGGTACTCCCCGGGGGAGCGGTACGGCCGCGTCTACCAGATCAACTATCTGCGCTGCATCCTGTGCGGACTGTGCATCGAGGCCTGCCCCACCCGGGCGCTGACCATGACCAATGACTTCAAGATGGCCGACACCACGCGGGCCAAGCTCATCTGGACCAAGGCGGAGCTGCTCGCCCCGCTGGTCTCCGGGATGGAGCAGCCGCCCCACCCGCGGCGTCTGGGCGACGACGAGAAGTCCTACTTCCTCGGCCTTCCGCCCACCGGCGCACCTGATACGAGAACCGGCGCATCGAACACCGAGGGGGAGACCCGATGA
- the nuoL gene encoding NADH-quinone oxidoreductase subunit L has translation MYLLETLTPVAAGGLFSYAWLLIAVPAVCAALLLILGRASDAWGHLMATLAPIASFIIALLLFLDMLGRDAAQRAVRVPVYDFVDVGSWHLDVGLQIDQLSIVFVLLVTFVGSLIHIYSIGYMAHDPNRRRFFAYLNLFIAAMLTLVLADNYLVLFVGWEGVGLASYLLIGFWYERPTAAAAGNKAFIMNRIGDLGLTMAIFTMLAQFGSARFTDVSAGAASLSPGWATLLGFMLLLAACGKSAQVPLQDWLMDAMEGPTPVSALIHAATMVTAGVYLVVRSHAVYEHTYAASLAVAIVGTVTLLAGAWIGSTKKDIKRVLAGSTMSQIGYMMLAAGLGPAGAAFAIFHLLTHGAFKANMFLGAGSVMHGTGDDTDVYHFGALSKVMPITFWTFACGYLAIIGFPGTAGYFSKDHIIEVAFERGPVFGILALLGAGITAYYMTRLMVLTFLGRKRWREEVHPHESPATMTVPLVVLAFLSIIAGAAMNNWIGDWLAPATGSHVEPTGLLHLSAIGAVTLVVVAAGIVLGWLLNRGEVPGEEPATSNPIALVGRNDLYGRTINNALVVRPGRSAAHTLAAADKGVVDGAVMGGSGLVAGVAAGLRRLQNGYVRTYGLTTAIGVVLVGVVVILGRMA, from the coding sequence GTGTACCTTCTCGAAACCCTGACCCCGGTCGCCGCCGGCGGCCTGTTCAGCTACGCCTGGCTGCTCATCGCGGTACCGGCCGTCTGCGCCGCCCTGCTGCTGATCCTCGGCCGCGCGTCCGACGCCTGGGGGCATCTGATGGCCACCCTGGCCCCGATCGCCTCCTTCATCATCGCCCTGCTGCTGTTCCTCGACATGCTCGGACGCGACGCCGCACAGCGCGCCGTGCGGGTACCGGTCTACGACTTCGTCGACGTCGGCTCCTGGCATCTGGACGTCGGGCTGCAGATCGACCAGCTGTCGATCGTCTTCGTGCTGCTGGTGACCTTCGTCGGCTCGCTGATCCACATCTACTCCATCGGTTACATGGCCCACGACCCGAACAGGCGCCGGTTCTTCGCCTACCTCAACCTGTTCATCGCCGCCATGCTCACCCTCGTGCTGGCCGACAACTACCTGGTGCTCTTCGTCGGATGGGAGGGCGTGGGCCTGGCCTCCTACCTCCTGATCGGCTTCTGGTACGAGCGGCCCACCGCCGCCGCGGCCGGCAACAAGGCCTTCATCATGAACCGGATCGGCGACCTGGGCCTCACCATGGCGATCTTCACCATGCTGGCCCAGTTCGGTTCGGCTCGCTTCACCGACGTCTCCGCCGGAGCCGCGTCGTTGAGCCCGGGATGGGCCACCCTGCTCGGCTTCATGCTGCTGCTGGCCGCCTGCGGCAAGTCCGCCCAGGTGCCGCTGCAGGACTGGCTGATGGATGCCATGGAGGGCCCCACACCGGTCTCGGCGCTCATCCACGCCGCCACCATGGTGACCGCCGGCGTCTACCTGGTGGTCCGCTCCCACGCCGTCTACGAGCACACCTACGCCGCCTCCCTGGCGGTCGCGATCGTCGGCACCGTCACCCTGCTGGCTGGAGCCTGGATCGGCTCGACCAAGAAGGACATCAAGAGGGTGCTGGCCGGATCCACCATGAGCCAGATCGGCTACATGATGCTGGCAGCCGGTCTCGGGCCCGCCGGGGCCGCATTCGCGATCTTCCACCTGCTCACCCACGGCGCCTTCAAGGCCAACATGTTCCTGGGCGCCGGATCGGTGATGCACGGGACCGGCGACGACACCGACGTGTACCATTTCGGGGCGCTGTCCAAGGTGATGCCGATCACCTTCTGGACCTTCGCCTGCGGCTACCTGGCGATCATCGGCTTCCCCGGAACCGCCGGCTACTTCTCCAAGGACCACATCATCGAGGTGGCCTTCGAGCGCGGCCCGGTGTTCGGCATCCTGGCGCTGCTGGGCGCGGGCATCACCGCCTACTACATGACCCGCCTCATGGTGCTGACCTTCCTCGGTCGCAAGCGCTGGCGCGAGGAGGTCCACCCCCACGAGTCCCCGGCCACCATGACGGTGCCGCTGGTGGTGCTGGCCTTCCTGTCGATCATCGCCGGAGCGGCGATGAACAACTGGATCGGCGACTGGCTGGCCCCGGCCACCGGATCCCATGTCGAGCCCACCGGACTGCTGCACCTGTCGGCGATCGGGGCCGTGACCCTGGTGGTGGTCGCCGCCGGCATCGTCCTGGGCTGGCTGCTCAACCGCGGCGAGGTTCCCGGCGAGGAGCCGGCCACCAGCAACCCGATCGCGCTGGTAGGCCGCAACGACCTGTACGGGCGCACCATCAACAACGCCCTCGTCGTGCGGCCCGGCCGCTCGGCCGCCCACACTCTGGCAGCGGCCGACAAGGGCGTCGTCGACGGTGCGGTGATGGGCGGATCCGGCCTCGTGGCCGGTGTGGCCGCCGGGCTGCGCAGACTGCAGAACGGCTATGTGCGCACCTACGGGCTGACGACGGCCATCGGTGTCGTACTGGTGGGCGTCGTCGTGATCCTCGGCCGGATGGCCTGA
- a CDS encoding polyprenyl synthetase family protein: protein MSQPVSSEFTELVSAKLELVEQELSRQAGADTPFIDQAATHIIAAGGKRFRPLLVVLCSRFGGEVRDEDLVRAAVVMELTHVASLYHDDVMDEADLRRGAESANHRYGNSVAIMVGDYLFARASETVAELGTDYVRLQARTFARLVQGQIAETRGPAEGDDPLKHYLSVVADKTGSLIAAAAVFGGMVSGAAPETLEALGRFGEEIGEVFQLSDDLIDITSTRTGKTPGTDLREGVATLPVLLLSRSTDPGDEELKDLLAADLTGDEALERALEGLRNSHVVDEARADIQRRADLAREQLLRLPDSEPRQALSALCDEVVSRSS, encoded by the coding sequence GTGTCGCAACCCGTCAGCAGCGAGTTCACCGAGCTGGTGAGCGCCAAGCTCGAGCTGGTCGAGCAGGAACTCTCCCGTCAGGCCGGTGCCGACACGCCCTTCATCGACCAGGCCGCCACTCACATCATCGCCGCCGGCGGCAAGCGGTTCCGCCCGCTGCTCGTCGTGCTGTGCTCGCGATTCGGCGGTGAGGTCCGTGACGAGGATCTCGTTCGTGCCGCGGTGGTGATGGAACTCACCCACGTCGCCAGCCTCTACCACGACGACGTGATGGACGAGGCCGACCTGCGACGGGGAGCGGAGTCCGCCAACCACCGGTACGGGAACTCGGTGGCCATCATGGTCGGCGACTACCTCTTCGCCCGAGCCTCCGAGACGGTCGCCGAACTGGGCACCGACTACGTCCGACTCCAGGCCCGCACCTTCGCCCGCCTCGTACAGGGACAGATCGCCGAGACCAGGGGGCCGGCGGAGGGGGACGACCCGCTCAAGCACTACCTCAGCGTCGTCGCCGACAAGACCGGATCCCTCATCGCGGCCGCCGCTGTCTTCGGCGGCATGGTCTCGGGCGCCGCCCCCGAGACTCTCGAGGCCCTGGGGCGTTTCGGTGAGGAGATCGGCGAGGTCTTCCAGCTCTCCGACGACCTCATCGACATCACCTCCACCCGCACCGGCAAGACCCCCGGCACCGACCTGCGGGAAGGGGTGGCCACACTTCCCGTGCTGCTCCTCAGCAGGTCGACCGACCCCGGCGACGAGGAACTCAAGGACCTGCTCGCCGCAGACCTGACCGGCGATGAGGCACTCGAGCGAGCCCTGGAAGGACTGCGCAACAGTCATGTCGTCGACGAGGCCCGCGCCGACATCCAGCGTCGCGCCGACCTGGCCCGTGAGCAACTGCTGAGACTTCCGGACAGCGAGCCGCGTCAGGCCCTGTCAGCGCTGTGCGACGAGGTGGTCTCCCGCTCCTCCTGA